A genome region from Arachis duranensis cultivar V14167 chromosome 8, aradu.V14167.gnm2.J7QH, whole genome shotgun sequence includes the following:
- the LOC107461716 gene encoding beta-galactosidase 8: protein MYRLKAKARLCFVLTRGAMRRNQIVLVLVWVMGIYATTLLCATVDYDHRALLIDGKRRVLISGSIHYPRSTPEMWPDLIQKSKDGGLDVIETYVFWNQHEPVRGQYNFEGRNDLVRFVKAVAAAGLYVHLRIGPYVCAEWNYGGFPLWLHFIPGIKFRTNNEPFKAEMKRFTAKIVDIMKQEKLYASQGGPIILSQIENEYGNIDGPYGAAGKSYINWAASMATSLDTGVPWVMCQQADAPDPIINTCNGFYCDQFTPNSNKKPKMWTENWTGWFLSFGGATPRRPVEDIAFAVARFFQRGGTFQNYYMYHGGTNFDRTSGGPFIATSYDYDAPIDEYGIIRQPKWGHLKDLHKAIKLCEEALIATDPTISSPGPKLEVAVYKTGDKCAAFLANDNDNSDATVKFNGNSYQLPAWSVSILPDCKNVVLNTAKINSASMISSFTTESSKADTSLEASTSGWSWISEPVGISKADSFAKIGLVEQINTTADRSDYLWYSLSVDLQDDAGSQAVLHVESLGHALHAFINGKLAGSSQGINSNKHALNVDIPITLVAGKNTIDLLSLTVGLQNYGSFFDIWGAGITGPVILKGLKNGNTVDLSSQKWTYQVGLKGEDLGLSSGSSGQWNSQSTLPKNQPFIWYKTNFAVPSGSNPVAIDFTGMGKGEAWVNGQSIGRYWPTSAAPNGVCSDSCNYRGPYTSTKCQTNCGKPSQTLYHVPRSWLKPDGNILVLFEESGGDPTKISFGTKQVASLCAHISDSHLPPVEMWNSDTKSGKKVGPVLSLKCPHQDQVISSVKFASYGTPLGTCGDYYHGRCSSNKAMPIVQKACIGSSSCSVGVSTDTFGDPCKGVAKSLAVEATCT, encoded by the exons ATGTACAGATTGAAAGCCAAAGCAAGATTGTGTTTTGTTCTAACAAGAGGCGCCATGAGGAGGAACCAGAtagttttggttttggtttgggTTATGGGCATTTATGCCACCACATTGTTGTGTGCAACGGTGGACTATGATCACAGAGCATTGCTCATCGATGGAAAACGCCGTGTGTTGATATCTGGTTCTATTCATTACCCTCGAAGTACTCCAGAG ATGTGGCCAGACCTTATTCAGAAATCCAAAGATGGAGGATTGGATGTTATTGAGACCTATGTTTTCTGGAATCAACATGAGCCAGTTAGAGGCCAG TATAATTTTGAGGGCAGGAACGATTTGGTGAGGTTTGTTAAGGCAGTAGCCGCCGCCGGTCTATACGTGCATCTTCGGATTGGTCCATATGTCTGTGCTGAATGGAATTATGG TGGTTTTCCTCTTTGGCTGCACTTTATTCCGGGAATTAAATTCCGAACCAACAACGAACCATTCAAGGCAGAAATGAAGCGATTCACGGCCAAGATTGTGGATATcatgaagcaagaaaagctCTATGCTTCACAAGGAGGACCTATTATTTTATCTCAG ATTGAGAACGAGTATGGAAACATTGATGGGCCTTATGGCGCAGCAGGTAAATCATACATCAACTGGGCAGcatcaatggctacatcccttGATACTGGTGTTCCCTGGGTCATGTGCCAGCAAGCAGATGCTCCTGATCCGATT ATCAATACATGCAACGGATTTTACTGTGATCAATTCACACCAAACTCtaacaaaaaaccaaaaatgtGGACTGAGAATTGGACTGGATG GTTTCTTTCATTTGGTGGTGCTACTCCTCGTAGACCTGTGGAAGATATCGCATTCGCTGTAGCTCGCTTTTTCCAGAGAGGTGGAACATTTCAGAATTATTATATG TATCATGGAGGAACCAACTTTGACCGCACAAGTGGTGGACCTTTCATTGCCACAAGTTATGATTATGATGCACCAATTGATGAGTATG GAATTATTAGGCAGCCTAAGTGGGGCCACCTTAAAGATCTGCATAAGGCCATAAAGCTTTGTGAAGAAGCATTGATAGCTACTGATCCAACAATTTCATCTCCTGGTCCAAAACTAGAG GTTGCAGTTTACAAAACAGGAGATAAATGTGCTGCGTTCCTTGCCAACGATAATGATAATTCCGATGCAACAGTAAAGTTCAATGGCAACTCTTATCAGTTGCCAGCCTGGTCTGTGAGCATCTTACCAGACTGCAAGAATGTAGTGCTCAATACTGCAAAG ATTAATTCTGCATCTATGATTTCAAGCTTCACAACTGAATCCTCAAAAGCAGACACTTCTTTAGAAGCATCTACTTCAGGATGGAGCTGGATTAGCGAACCGGTTGGTATTTCGAAGGCAGATTCATTCGCTAAAATTGGATTAGTTGAGCAAATAAATACAACAGCTGATAGAAGTGACTACTTGTGGTACTCACTAAG TGTTGATCTTCAAGATGATGCTGGTTCTCAAGCTGTCCTTCATGTTGAGTCCCTTGGCCATGCACTTCATGCTTTCATCAATGGGAAGCTCGCAG GGAGCAGCCAAGGAATCAATAGTAACAAGCACGCACTCAATGTGGATATCCCCATCACTCTTGTGGCTGGGAAGAACACAATTGATCTTCTTAGTTTGACTGTCGGACTTCAG AACTATGGATCTTTTTTCGACATATGGGGAGCCGGAATCACTGGTCCAGTTATATTGAAAGGTTTGAAGAATGGCAACACTGTTGATCTCTCTTCTCAGAAGTGGACTTATCAGGTTGGCCTCAAAGGTGAAGATTTAGGTCTATCTAGTGGAAGTTCCGGACAGTGGAACTCGCAATCTACCTTGCCTAAGAACCAACCATTCATTTGGTACAAG ACGAATTTTGCTGTTCCATCTGGAAGTAATCCGGTTGCAATTGACTTCACCGGAATGGGAAAAGGCGAGGCTTGGGTTAATGGACAGAGCATTGGCCGCTACTGGCCTACTAGTGCTGCTCCGAATGGCGTTTGCTCTGACTCATGCAATTATAGAGGGCCTTATACTTCAACCAAATGTCAGACAAATTGTGGAAAACCATCGCAGACATT ATACCATGTGCCGCGCTCGTGGCTGAAACCAGATGGCAACATTCTTGTATTGTTTGAGGAAAGTGGCGGCGATCCGACAAAGATTTCGTTTGGTACCAAACAGGTAGCTAGCTTGTGTGCACACATATCAGATTCTCACTTGCCACCAGTAGAAATGTGGAACTCGGACACGAAATCAGGTAAGAAAGTAGGGCCTGTGCTGTCACTCAAGTGTCCTCATCAAGATCAAGTCATCTCTTCCGTCAAATTCGCAAGCTATGGAACGCCTTTAGGAACTTGTGGCGACTACTACCACGGACGCTGCAGCAGCAATAAGGCCATGCCCATTGTGCAGAAG GCCTGCATTGGATCAAGTAGTTGTAGTGTTGGAGTATCAACTGATACATTTGGAGATCCTTGTAAGGGAGTGGCAAAGAGTTTAGCAGTTGAAGCAACTTGTACTTAA
- the LOC107461732 gene encoding serine/threonine-protein kinase GRIK1 translates to MISFCNCFGIIKKGKNESAKQSVKKIFSRGLLRGETEDDFSYSGEFTSNTTSGDESDSQPRANRSEEILNLRAEKDMACRRVPVKETNKLVREEDEDGNKMINEYVREYRIGSGSYGKVVLYRSIVDGKHYAIKSFHKSHLLKLRVAGSETAMSDVLREVLIMKMVEHPNIVNLIEVIDDPESDCFYMVLEYVEGKWFCEGSGRGCALVEDTVRKYLRDIVSGLRYLHDHNIIHLDIKPDNLLITREGKVKIGDFSVSQAFEDNNDILYRSPGTPVFSAPECCVGGTYHGKASDTWAVGVTLYCMIMGEYPFLGKTLPDTYEKIVNNPLVLPDDINPQLKNLIEGLLCKDPKARMTLNEVAEHSWVIGDDGPISEYLCWCKQKRLVVEQEQHHP, encoded by the exons ATGATCAGTTTCTGTAATTGTTTTGGGATaatcaagaaaggaaaaaatgaaaGCGCTAAGCAaagtgtaaaaaaaattttctcacGGGGACTGTTGCGTGGAGAAACAGAAGATGATTTCTCATATAGTGGTGAGTTTACTAGTAACACCACCAGTGGAGATGAAAGTGACAGCCAGCCTCGAGCCAACCGATCGGAGGAAATTTTGAACTTGAGAGCAGAGAAGGACATGGCTTGTAGGCGGGTTCCTGTCAAGGAGACCAACAAACTTGTTCGTGAAGAG GATGAAGATGGGAACAAAATGATCAATGAGTATGTTCGGGAGTACAGGATTGGTTCAGGTAGTTATGGCAAAGTG GTTCTATATCGAAGTATTGTAGATGGAAAGCATTATGCAATTAAG TCCTTTCATAAGTCCCATTTGCTGAAGCTTCGAGTTGCAGGCTCTGAAACCGCCATGTCTGACGTTCTGCGTGAG GTACTTATTATGAAAATGGTGGAACATCCTAATATAGTCAATCTCATTGAGGTGATTGATGACCCAGAATCAGATTGCTTCTACATGG TGCTAGAATATGTGGAGGGCAAATGGTTTTGTGAGGGTTCAGGTCGTGGTTGTGCCTTGGTGGAAGACACTGTTAGGAAATACTTGCGTGATATAGTATCTGGATTAAGATATCTTCATGATCAT AATATAATACATTTGGACATCAAACCCGATAATTTGTTGATTACTCGTGAGGGTAAAGTCAAGATAGGGGATTTCAGTGTCAGCCAGGCTTTTGAG GACAATAATGATATACTTTATCGATCACCTGGCACGCCTGTTTTCTCTGCACCAGAATGTTGTGTag GCGGTACATATCATGGTAAAGCTTCAGACACATGGGCAGTTGGAGTTACTTTGTACTGTATGATAATGGGTGAATACCCATTTCTCGGAAAAACGCTTCCAGATACATATGAAAAG ATAGTCAATAATCCATTAGTACTCCCGGATGACATTAACCCACAATTAAAGAACTTGATTGAAGGACTACTTTGCAAAG ATCCAAAAGCAAGGATGACATTGAATGAAGTTGCAGAGCATAGCTGGGTTATTGGAGATGATGGGCCCATCAGTGAATACTTGTGTTGGTGCAAACAGAAGAGGCTTGTGGTGGAACAAGAACAACACCACCCTTAG